A region of Fusarium keratoplasticum isolate Fu6.1 chromosome 6, whole genome shotgun sequence DNA encodes the following proteins:
- a CDS encoding Carrier domain-containing protein has product MIQEHPSPGISALLKELYDLSPAEVKQSRQFQTLQKPDLDKARLLASIPSTPRPSIRPLHLLYLFLTELPGEWPTFDLIKCHTRLYKLLPEEVKAHDDGDSAWLVEATRELVKKSYTSFSQFIGSGNEPALRATNADNYITYRGLNHFVNNFQLPIDSSKTKPVVAIALPNGPILAATCIAVTTYYTAAPINPAAGPEQFQADILQSRAKCILTTTDDYKKLCLDAQWVAENNIQIFIVNWTHGDDICVTTVEGAGIPTNHTMPEPNNADDIGLILFTSGTSGTKKVVPLTTHSIIAGIVFVMESWGLTSQDICLNMMPLYHVGGLVRNIFAPIFSGGSTVCCSAFDPNLFWDVAEDIQPTWYYASPSMHSVILAEATVRTKALENSRIRLACNAAGGLLPSLACQLRDTFNCVVLPSYGMTECMPISTPPLDYRLDREGTSGISTGPDLAILDWSEAVVSNGTVGRICVRGEPVFPGYLKPDGTYDKSPFNKDGWFDTGDLGYMDNDGYLYITGRSKEVINRGGELISPFEVENAIMSASMSSDSPISGRVSQALAFSACHDVLQEVVAVALVTPPKVPRVDLKTLHSSLKSSLQQAKWPVLITYMDDLPKKNNKVLRIKLGQRLGLPDVSDDTPYLERHWQASCPPPDTALSIPIECSACSVDYANLSRQIQGLLPRNTEVFCRQDPKDGGPEAVLAPRQAGIDVIGAELVNDIRRGLSTAIDNYMIPNQIHTLARPLPRSSSGILDVAELHMEVERYLNDSIKKLSATTEGLVTKAFAETLSIPSGDIPPGVDFFSLGGDSLGAGRLMSALRAQFNVHLPISLVFNEGTVMAIATHIDKVSSSNQSDDEKADNTAGCTKTCSSTNPFLMFLQLIPLMVIYPLRRAFQWTVFMVALAYSQMLPTNDSVPGRLLNLTVSIFVSRVVVRCVAPFVGIAAKWLIIGRYREGLYPMWGVYHTRWWMVQKITSICGKGFFNTNETMERLYYRLMGAKIGKNAKLTGAALGEWDLLDIGDNTILSRCICRPFAAEGNTSMYLGRIKIGAGCSVGVASIVAPGSELPPNTCLGFNSSSWEMEDADEAYRDQLPGQARKPHWLLQCLFTMPLKVVAWFLTLVPWMAGLIGMVIQKPSESDSPLRGIINWFAEPERVGYHYLALVLKALFGPFFLFGFTVIVKGVLDAVFGKAGPDSAQSQGAVTTWRVNLTKALCPVPRLHDVTSMFGQHYEATSVALRMLGAKVGERVYWPGTGPSIGDYHLLEVGNDVVFGSRAHLVTSDGLGSEKIAIKDRAMIADRVCLLPGVEVGERVTMGSGALTRRGKNYSPGGTYVGSKAGDAVCLSTGRDVKEKGNPRVRIQHMSSDETLTGPRRQTGKSHVRTRISHMSSDDTLAESGKGPKKANYHVTADPFMTSESETDDSSDDDAPKQDLSPFGRAFYLNLAPYHVLGPFAIFCYSAFLTVFTAFYWNIPSISSVQVVDLVVKRYLREGLSVWYDLAAVFILTLIMIAILTTFQAVFALAIVICSKWSLLGRRMPGNYDWDKSSYCQRWQIFLGIERIRRQCYQGNGVLGLLTGTSWIVFYFRALGADIGKDCALFANGTPSLMFTEPDLITLGNRVAVDDASVVAHINTRGKFDLNRLEIGDGCVLRTGSRLLSGAQMKKESCLLEHTLVMGGDVVEAKWTMQGWPAERFTQGRVKE; this is encoded by the exons ATGATTCAAGAACACCCCTCTCCGGGCATCTCGGCTCTCTTGAAGGAGTTATATGACTTATCGCCAGCAGAAGTCAAGCAAAGCCGACAGTTCCAGACCCTACAAAAGCCAGACTTGGACAAGGCCCGCCTCCTGGCCTCGATTCCCAGTACACCCAGACCGTCCATCCGACCCCTGCATCTTCTCTATCTCTTCTTGACCGAGCTCCCTGGAGAGTGGCCGACGTTTGATCTCATCAAATGTCATACACGACTCTACAAACTTCTCCctgaggaggtcaaggcacACGATGATGGCGACTCAGCTTGGCTAGTGGAAGCCACCAGAGAGCTCGTGAAGAAGTCGTACACTTCCTTTTCTCAGTTCATCGGATCTGGCAATGAACCTGCTCTGCGAGCTACAAATGCCGACAACTACATCACTTATCGAGGCCTGAACCATTTCGTCAACAACTTTCAACTGCCGATTGACTCGTCTAAGACAAAACCCGTTGTCGCCATTGCGCTCCCCAATGGTCCAATCCTTGCAGCCACTTGTATTGCAGTCACCACGTACTATACCGCAGCGCCCATCAACCCAGCAGCCGGTCCTGAGCAGTTCCAAGCAGACATTTTGCAATCCAGAGCGAAATGTATTCTGACCACAACTGATGACTACAAGAAGCTCTGTCTTGACGCTCAGTGGGTTGCAGAGAACAATATCCAGATCTTCATTGTGAACTGGACTCATGGCGATGACATCTGTGTCACCACAGTGGAGGGAGCAGGAATACCGACAAACCACACCATGCCTGAACCCAACAATGCAGACGACATTGGCCTGATCCTCTTCACAAGTGGGACTTCGGGAACCAAGAAGGTTGTGCCCCTGACAACACATTCGATCATTGCTGGCATTGTCTTCGTGATGGAGTCATGGGGCCTGACTTCGCAGGACATCTGCCTCAACATGATGCCCTTATACCATGT TGGTGGCCTGGTAAGAAACATCTTTGCGCCAATCTTCTCTGGTGGCTCGACAGTTTGTTGCTCTGCGTTCGACCCCAACCTCTTCTGGGATGTCGCCGAGGATATACAGCCCACTTGGTATTACGCGTCGCCATCAATGCACTCTGTCATCCTGGCCGAGGCAACGGTCCGGACCAAAGCCTTGGAGAACAGTCGCATTCGCCTGGCTTGCAATGCGGCGGGTGGTCTCCTGCCATCTCTGGCTTGTCAGCTGCGCGACACCTTCAACTGCGTTGTACTTCCTAGTTATGGAATGACTGA GTGCATGCCCATCTCTACACCCCCTCTTGACTATCGCTTGGATCGCGAGGGCACATCTGGTATCAGTACTGGTCCAGACCTTGCGATTCTGGATTGGTCTGAGGCTGTGGTTTCGAATGGGACAGTGGGAAGAATTTGTGTTCGTGGTGAACCAGTCTTCCCTGGTTACCTGAAGCCAGACGGCACGTACGACAAGTCTCCCTTTAATAAGGATGGCTGGTTTGATACGGGCGACCTTGGATACATGGACAATGACGGCTATCTTTACATCACGGGCCGAAGTAAAGAAGTCATCAACCGCGGCGGAGAGTTGATCTCCCCGTTCGAGGTTGAGAATGCCATCATGTCAGCATCTATGTCCAGCGACTCCCCGATCAGTGGGAGGGTCAGCCAGGCTTTGGCATTCTCGGCATGCCATGATGTCCTCCAGGAGGTTGTTGCAGTCGCCTTGGTGACGCCTCCCAAGGTCCCGCGGGTTGATCTCAAGACCCTACACAGCTCTTTGAAGTCGTCCCTCCAGCAAGCCAAATGGCCTGTTTTGATCACCTATATGGATGATCTtcccaagaagaacaacAAAGTCCTCCGAATAAAGCTTGGACAGCGATTGGGGCTGCCTGATGTGAGCGATGACACTCCATACCTGGAAAGGCATTGGCAAGCTTCATGCCCACCCCCTGACACGGCTCTGTCTATTCCAATCGAATGCTCTGCCTGTTCAGTCGATTACGCCAATCTATCGAGACAGATACAaggtcttcttcctcgaaACACGGAGGTCTTCTGTCGCCAGGACCCGAAGGACGGTGGACCTGAGGCCGTCTTAGCCCCAAGACAAGCCGGTATCGACGTGATCGGGGCCGAACTGGTCAACGACATCCGGCGAGGTCTGAGCACCGCGATCGACAACTACATGATACCCAACCAAATACACACATTGGCTAGGCCACTCCCAAGAAGTAGCTCAGGGATTCTTGATGTCGCTGAGCTGCACATGGAGGTAGAGCGGTACCTGAACGACTCCATCAAGAAGTTGAGCGCGACCACAGAGGGACTGGTCACAAAAGCATTCGCGGAAACCCTGTCGATTCCTTCGGGCGACATACCTCCTGGCGTTGACTTTTTTAGTCTGGGAGGAGATTCCTTGGGAGCTGGCCGTCTCATGTCGGCGCTACGTGCCCAGTTCAACGTGCATCTTCCCATCAGTCTCGTGTTCAACGAGGGAACTGTTATGGCCATTGCAACACACATCGACAAAGTTTCGAGCTCGAATCAATCCGATGACGAAAAGGCGGATAACACTGCAGGCTGCACCAAGACCTGCAGCTCCACCAACCCTTTCCTGATGTTTTTGCAGTTGATCCCTCTGATGGTTATCTACCCCCTGAGGCGAGCCTTCCAATGGACTGTCTTCATGGTGGCTTTGGCATACAGTCAGATGCTCCCTACAAACGACTCAGTTCCTGGAAGACTGCTGAATTTGACTGTCTCCATCTTCGTCTCGCGAGTCGTGGTTCGCTGTGTCGCGCCCTTTGTCGGTATTGCCGCGAAGTGGCTCATCATCGGTCGCTATCGGGAAGGTCTCTATCCCATGTGGGGAGTCTACCATACCCGGTGGTGGATGGTTCAGAAGATCACCAGTATTTGCGGCAAAGGCTTCTTTAACACGAATGAAACCATGGAGCGTCTGTACTACCGACTCATGGGAGCCAAGATTGGAAAGAATGCCAAGCTCACTGGGGCCGCTCTTGGGGAATGGGATCTTCTCGATATCGGGGACAACACTATCCTTTCCAGGTGTATCTGCCGCCCATTTGCAGCAGAAGGCAACACAAGCATGTACCTGGGCCGTATTAAGATTGGAGCGGGCTGCTCGGTCGGTGTCGCTTCGATCGTAGCTCCGGGATCCGAGTTGCCGCCCAACACTTGTCTCGGTTTCAACTCGTCCAGTTGGGAAATGGAGGATGCGGACGAAGCATACCGGGACCAGTTGCCGGGCCAAGCCCGGAAGCCTCACTGGCTACTGCAATGCCTTTTCACTATGCCGCTCAAGGTTGTCGCGTGGTTCTTGACTCTCGTCCCCTGGATGGCTGGCCTCATCGGTATGGTCATACAAAAACCCTCGGAGAGTGATTCGCCACTACGAGGCATCATCAATTGGTTTGCTGAGCCGGAAAGAGTAGGATACCACTACCTTGCACTCGTCCTGAAAGCCCTCTTCGGACCATTCTTCCTATTTGGGTTCACTGTCATTGTGAAGGGGGTCCTCGACGCAGTGTTTGGCAAGGCTGGTCCAGATTCTGCCCAATCCCAAGGCGCCGTCACTACTTGGAGAGTAAACCTCACCAAAGCTCTTTGCCCTGTTCCTCGACTCCACGACGTAACCTCTATGTTCGGGCAACATTACGAGGCAACATCCGTGGCCTTGAGAATGTTGGGAGCGAAAGTCGGCGAGCGCGTATACTGGCCGGGGACTGGCCCCAGCATCGGTGACTACCACCTCTTGGAGGTTGGAAACGATGTTGTGTTTGGCTCCCGCGCTCACTTGGTGACTTCTGACGGCCTCGGATCCGAGAAAATCGCCATCAAAGACCGCGCTATGATTGCTGATCGTGTTTGTCTTTTGCCTGGcgttgaggttggagagcGAGTGACCATGGGATCTGGCGCCTTGACGCGACGAGGAAAGAATTATTCCCCAGGAGGGACATATGTTGGTTCCAAAGCAGGCGATGCTGTGTGCTTGTCGACAGGTCGCGATGTTAAGGAGAAGGGGAACCCTCGAGTCCGAATCCAGCACATGAGTAGCGACGAAACTCTGACCGGACCTAGGCGACAAACAGGGAAATCACACGTACGCACTCGGATCTCGCACATGAGCAGCGATGATACCCTGGCAGAGTCGGGGAAGGGTCCGAAGAAGGCAAACTATCACGTCACGGCCGACCCCTTCATGACATCCGAGAGCGAGACGGACGACAgctccgacgacgacgccccCAAGCAGGACTTATCGCCGTTTGGGCGCGCCTTTTATCTCAATCTTGCCCCGTACCATGTCCTTGGACCCTTTGCAATCTTCTGTTACTCGGCATTCCTCACTGTGTTCACTGCGTTCTATTGGAACATTCCCAGCATATCATCTGTTCAGGTTGTGGACTTGGTTGTCAAACGGTATCTTCGAGAAGGCCTCAGTGTGTGGTACGATCTGGCAGCGGTCTTCATTCTGACTTTGATCATGATTGCTATCCTGACCACGTTTCAAGCTGTCTTTgccctcgccatcgtcattTGTTCAAAGTGGTCTTTACTGGGACGACGCATGCCTGGAAACTACGACTGGGATAAGTCTTCATACTGCCAGCGTTGGCAAATCTTCCTCGGCATTGAGCGCATCAGGCGACAATGCTATCAGGGCAACGGTGTCTTGGGCCTTCTCACAGGAACCAGCTGGATCGTGTTCTACTTCAGAGCTCTGGGCGCCGACATTGGAAAGGATTGTGCTCTGTTCGCCAATGGAACACCTAGTCTGATGTTTACCGAGCCAGACTTGATCACTCTAGGCAATAGGGTTGCCGTCGATGATGCGAGCGTTGTTGCGCACATCAATACGCGTGGGAAGTTCGACTTGAACAGGCTCGAGATCGGGGATGGATGTGTGCTGCGAACCGGAAGTAGGCTGCTGAGCGGCGcgcagatgaagaaggagagctGCTTGTTAGAGCACACACTTGTTATGGGgggtgatgttgttgaagcAAAGTGGACTATGCAGGGTTGGCCGGCTGAGCGGTTTACACAGGGACGAGTTAAGGAGTAG
- a CDS encoding V-type proton ATPase subunit D: protein MSGAADREAVFPTRQSLGIMKAKLKGAETGHSLLKRKSEALTKRFREITRRIDEAKRKMGRVMQIAAFSLAEVTYAVGGDIGYQVQESAKSARFRVRTKQDNVSGVLLPAFESYQTEGNNDFGLTGLGKGGQQVQRCRETYARAVEALVELASLQTAFVILDEVIKVVNRRVNAIEHVIIPRTENTIKYINSELDELDREEFYRLKKVANKKQRDTAAADAEMKARRAAQAAAQGGEQPQKEESAPADILGAEDDEDVIF from the exons ATGTCGGGAGCTGCA GATCGCGAGGCCGTCTTCCCAACCCGGCAGTCGCTGGGTATCATGAAGGCGAAGCTCAAGGGGGCGGAGACTGGGCacagcttgttgaagagaaAGAGTGAAGCTCTTACCAA GCGATTCCGAG AGATCACGAGACGAATCGACGAAGCCAAGCGGAAGATGGGTCGAGTGATGCAAATTGCGGCCTTCTCTTTGGCGGAAGTGACCTACGCCGTGGGCGGCGACATTGGATACCAAGTGCAGGAATCCGCCAAGTCGGCTCGATTCCGCGTCCGCACCAAGCAAGACAATGTTTCCGGTGTCTTGCTGCCAGCTTTTGAGAGCTACCAAACCGAAGGCAATAACGATTTTGGCCTGACAGGTCTGGGCAAGGGAGGACAGCAAGTTCAGCGATGCAGAGAGACATATGCGCGAGCCGTGGAAGCTCTCGTTGAACTTGCTAGCTTGCAGACGGCtttcgtcatcctcgacgaagTCATCAAGGTCGTCAACCGACGTG TGAACGCTATTGAGCACGTCATTATCCCACGAACCGAGAACACGATCAAGTACATCAATTccgagctggatgagctggatCGTGAGGAGTTCTACAGACTCAAGAAG GTTGCGAACAAGAAGCAACGCGACACTGCCGCTGCCGAtgccgagatgaaggcaaGACGTGCTGCGCAGGCCGCAGCGCAAGGCGGCGAGCAGCCTCAGAAGGAGGAATCAGCACCAGCTGATATTCTCGGCGCtgaagatgacgaagatgTCATCTTCTGA
- a CDS encoding Pre-mRNA-splicing factor SYF1, with product MAPIVATPNGARRQPQLHLVSNEDSVYEQDILRNSASVKPWLAYIEFKARHGTVVEQAFVMERACAQLPRSYKLWKLYLVFRVKHVAKLNPAIFAAEYRKVNALFERALILLNKMPRIWEMYLKFLTKQPLVTLTRRTFDRALRALPITQHNRIWAVYRPFANSAAGTTAVKIWRRYMQVHPEDAEDFIELLVQTGLYTEAALKFIDILNNTRFNSKHGKGHYELWSEMVDLLVEHAAEIETGYETGIDAERIIRSGITRFADQRGKLWSGLATYWIRRGSFERARDVFEEGITTVMTVRDFTLIFEAYTEFEESIIGALMEVASSRAEKGIEDENADFELDIRMMRFEQLMDRRPFLLNDVLLRQNPNSVPEWEKRVALWGDNKKEVAQTYTDAIAAIQPKRAVGAFHQLWANYAKFYERGGDLRNARIIMEKAVKVPFKSVAELADMWIEWAEMELRNENFDDAVRIMAKAVQAPKRSTVDYFDETLSPQQRVHKSWKLWSFYVDLVESVSTLEETKKVYERIFELRIATPQTVVNYANLLEEHKYYEESFKIYERGLDLFSYPVAFELWNLYLTKAVDRKIGIERLRDLFEQAVEDCPPKFAKTIYLMYGNLEEERGLARHAMRIYERATRAVADEDRADMFNFYITKSASNFGLTSTRPIYERAIAALPDAEAKDMCLKFADMEKRLGEIDRARAIYGHASQFCDPRTNPDFWTKWEQFEVQHGNEDTFKEMLRIKRSVQAQYNTDVNFIASQALARSQRRPGGAEDAEVVDAMAALERQSRAPQGFVAASTGPTGGKPVPAAVTSNPDAIEIDGLDD from the exons ATGGCCCCCATTGTCGCAACCCCGAATGGGGCGCGCAGGCAGCCGCAACTGCACCTTGTG TCCAACGAAGATTCCGTCTACGAGCAAGATATCCTCCGCAACTCCGCTAGTGTTAAGCCTTGGCTAGCATACATTGAATTCAAGGCCCGCCATGGCACTGTGGTTGAGCAAGCATTCGTGATGGAGCGGGCATGCGCCCAGCTGCCTCGATCTTACAAGCTCTGGAAGCTA TATCTTGTATTCCGAGTAAAGCATGTGGCCAAACTAAACCCAGCGATTTTCGCCGCCGAGTACCGCAAGGTTAATGCCCTCTTTGAAAGAGCTCTAATCCTGCTGAACAAGATGCCAAGGATTTGGGAAATGTATCTGAAGTTCCTCACCAAGCAGCCGCTCGTGACCTTGACCCGACGAACCTTCGATCGCGCCCTAAGAGCCCTTCCGATCACTCAACATAACCGCATCTGGGCTGTCTATCGGCCTTTTGCCAACTCTGCCGCAGGAACGACGGCCGTAAAGATCTGGCGACGGTATATGCAAGTTCATCccgaagatgccgaggacTTCATCGAACTTCTTGTCCAGACAGGCCTTTATACTGAGGCTGCCCTGAAATTCATCGACATTCTCAACAATACCCGTTTCAACAGCAAGCATGGGAAGGGCCATTACGAACTCTGGAGCGAGATGGTTGACCTGCTCGTCGAACACGCAGCTGAAATCGAGACTGGGTACGAGACAGGGATCGACGCCGAACGCATCATTAGAAGTGGCATCACTCGATTCGCTGACCAAAGAGGAAAGCTTTGGTCAGGGTTAGCGACATACTGGATCCGACGAGGAAGCTTTGAACGGGCCCGTGATGTTTTCGAGGAGGGCATTACCACCGTCATGACCGTCCGAGATTTCACCCTCATCTTCGAGGCCTACACCGAGTTCGAAGAGTCCATCATCGGCGCTCTCATGGAAGTGGCATCTTCGCGGGCTGAAAAGGGCATCGAGGACGAGAATGCGGATTTCGAGTTGGATATCAGAATGATGCGTTTTGAACAACTCATGGATCGCCGACCTTTTCTTCTCAACGACGTTCTTTTGAGACAAAACCCCAACAGTGTACCCGAATgggagaagagggtggcTCTTTGGGGTGATAACAAGAAAGAAGTTGCGCAGACTTATACCGATGCGATTGCAGCCATTCAGCCGAAACGGGCTGTTGGCGCCTTTCATCAACTTTGGGCCAACTACGCCAAGTTTTACGAGCGTGGCGGTGATTTGCGAAATGCTCgcatcatcatggagaaAGCTGTCAAGGTCCCCTTCAAGTCCGTGGCTGAGCTCGCTGACATGTGGATTGAATGGGCAGAGATGGAGCTGCGGAACGAAAACTTTGATGATGCCGTCCGAATCATGGCAAAGGCCGTACAGGCACCTAAACGTTCTACCGTCGACTATTTCGATGAGACCCTATCGCCGCAGCAAAGAGTTCATAAGAGCTGGAAGCTCTGGAGCTTCTATGTCGATCTCGTGGAGAGCGTCTCAACCCTGGAGGAGACTAAGAAGGTGTACGAACGAATATTCGAGCTTCGCATTGCAACACCGCAGACCGTGGTCAACTACGCCAACCTGCTGGAAGAACACAAGTACTACGAGGAGTCGTTCAAGATCTACGAACGAGGCCTGGATCTCTTCAGCTATCCCGTTGCCTTTGAGCTCTGGAACTTGTATCTAACCAAGGCCGTTGACCGGAAGATTGGGATTGAACGACTGCGCGATCTCTTTGAGCAGGCTGTCGAAGACTGCCCTCCCAAATTCGCGAAAACCATATATCTGATGTATGGTAACCTCGAAGAGGAGCGTGGACTGGCTCGACACGCAATGCGCATTTACGAGCGAGCCACCCGAGCGGTTGCAGACGAGGACCGTGCCGACATGTTCAACTTTTACATCACGAAATCCGCTTCCAACTTTGGCCTCACATCGACCAGGCCAATTTATGAGAGGGCCATTGCAGCTCTTCCTGACGCTGAAGCCAAGGACATGTGCCTCAAATTTGCAGACATGGAGAAGAGGCTGGGCGAAATCGACCGAGCCCGCGCAATCTACGGACACGCTTCCCAGTTCTGCGACCCTCGAACCAACCCCGACTTCTGGACGAAATGGGAGCAATTCGAAGTTCAGCATGGCAACGAGGACACTTTCAAAGAGATGTTGCGGATCAAGCGAAGTGTGCAGGCCCAGTACAACACGGATGTCAATTTCATCGCATCACAAGCATTGGCACGTAGCCAACGCCGACCCGGCGGTGCAGAAGATGCTGAAGTTGTGGACGCAATGGCAGCATTGGAGAGACAGTCAAGGGCACCTCAAGGATTCGTGGCAGCAAGCACAGGCCCAACAGGGGGTAAACCGGTGCCGGCAGCCGTTACCTCGAACCCTGACGCGATCGAGATTGACGGTCTTGATGATTGA